One genomic segment of Catalinimonas alkaloidigena includes these proteins:
- a CDS encoding MCP four helix bundle domain-containing protein translates to MRFLGKLSNRERIIISFLVVLVLLNILTIVTSRNLTDFSQDFKSMLEDRLVPSFDLAKIQEQFYRNRLNLEELVYMEENEEIKKVISKIRVNNDIIDQIEAKYAKTNLTVDEANRLNEFNTHVKNYRRIENEIIRNIENKQFEAANTVYLRESIPAFEKLLDTTHKLEDIQITVGHKLYKNAQKKVRSIQVLAYLSLGIAIMITVNMLKVLQIKVK, encoded by the coding sequence ATGCGATTTCTTGGCAAATTATCTAACAGAGAGAGAATTATCATTTCTTTTTTGGTAGTACTTGTGTTGCTCAATATTCTAACAATTGTGACATCACGTAATTTGACAGATTTTTCGCAAGATTTTAAGTCCATGTTAGAAGACAGGCTGGTTCCTTCATTTGATCTGGCTAAAATACAGGAGCAGTTCTACAGGAACCGTCTCAACCTGGAAGAATTGGTGTATATGGAAGAGAATGAGGAGATAAAAAAAGTGATCAGTAAAATCAGGGTTAATAATGATATTATTGATCAGATTGAGGCAAAGTATGCCAAAACTAACCTGACAGTGGATGAAGCTAATAGGTTAAATGAGTTTAATACTCATGTTAAGAATTACCGAAGGATAGAAAATGAAATCATCAGAAATATAGAAAATAAACAATTTGAAGCAGCCAATACGGTTTATCTGCGTGAAAGCATTCCCGCATTTGAAAAGCTTTTGGATACCACGCATAAGTTAGAAGATATTCAGATAACCGTAGGGCATAAACTTTATAAAAATGCCCAAAAGAAAGTGAGAAGCATACAGGTTCTTGCCTATCTAAGTTTAGGTATAGCAATAATGATTACGGTAAATATGCTGAAAGTACTTCAAATCAAAGTTAAATAA
- a CDS encoding DNA topoisomerase IV subunit B has product MANNNHSNYDEDSIRSLDWREHIRLRPGMYIGKLGDGSSFDDGIYVLVKEVIDNCIDEHVMGYGKVIDIKVTDKRVEIRDYGRGIPLGKVVDCVSKINTGGKYDSKAFQKSVGLNGVGTKAVNALSNHFKVQSFREGKTKVAEFERGVITNDAKITKSTDKNGTLIIFEPDDDVFKNFHFRPQFLENQLWNYAYLNSGLTIIFNGKKYHSENGLLDLLSNKTSEDNLRYPIIHLKGEDIEVAMSHTNQYGEEYYSFVNGQYTTQGGTHLAAFREAVVRAVREFYNKNFEAADIRASIVAAISVRVQEPVFESQTKTKLGSQNVGPEGPTMRTFINDFIKNQLDNYLHRHQETANALLKRIQQSERERKEIAGIKKLANERAKKANLHNKKLRDCRIHYDDKKGEKVDDTMIFITEGDSASGSITKSRDVQTQAVFSLRGKPLNCFSLTKKVVYENEEFNLLQHALNIEDGLDGLRYRKIIIATDADVDGMHIRLLMLTFFLQFFPDLVRNGHVFILDTPLFRVRNKKQTIYCYSEEEKRRAVNKLGGKPEITRFKGLGEISPDEFGAFIGEDIKLQPIIIDDKVSIKKLLTFYMGKNTPDRQTFIIDRLRVEKDLVEAAV; this is encoded by the coding sequence ATGGCAAACAACAATCACAGTAACTACGATGAGGATAGTATACGTTCACTGGACTGGCGTGAGCATATCCGCCTGAGGCCGGGAATGTATATTGGTAAACTAGGTGACGGGTCTTCATTTGATGATGGTATATACGTGCTGGTGAAAGAAGTCATAGACAACTGTATTGACGAGCATGTAATGGGTTATGGAAAAGTCATTGACATCAAAGTTACTGACAAGCGGGTGGAGATCCGTGACTACGGTCGTGGAATACCATTGGGCAAAGTAGTTGATTGTGTATCAAAAATTAATACCGGGGGAAAATATGACTCCAAAGCCTTCCAAAAATCAGTAGGTTTGAATGGGGTAGGAACCAAGGCTGTTAATGCCCTTTCCAATCATTTTAAGGTGCAATCCTTCCGTGAAGGAAAAACTAAAGTGGCAGAATTTGAGCGTGGTGTTATCACTAATGATGCTAAGATCACCAAATCCACGGATAAAAACGGTACACTCATCATATTTGAACCTGATGATGACGTTTTTAAAAATTTTCATTTTCGTCCTCAGTTTCTTGAAAACCAGCTTTGGAACTACGCTTACCTGAATTCAGGACTGACCATTATTTTTAATGGAAAAAAATATCACTCAGAAAACGGGCTGTTAGACCTCCTTTCCAATAAAACTTCTGAAGATAATCTTCGCTACCCTATCATCCATCTGAAAGGAGAGGATATAGAAGTGGCAATGTCACATACAAACCAGTATGGCGAGGAATATTATTCTTTTGTTAATGGACAATACACCACACAGGGAGGTACGCATCTGGCGGCATTCCGTGAAGCAGTAGTAAGGGCAGTACGTGAGTTTTACAACAAAAACTTTGAAGCGGCAGATATCCGGGCTTCTATTGTGGCGGCAATTTCCGTAAGAGTGCAGGAGCCTGTATTTGAGTCACAAACCAAGACGAAACTAGGTTCACAAAACGTGGGGCCTGAGGGGCCCACCATGCGTACGTTTATCAATGACTTTATCAAAAATCAGCTTGATAACTATCTGCACCGACACCAAGAAACAGCCAATGCCCTCTTAAAGAGAATTCAGCAATCTGAACGTGAACGGAAAGAAATTGCTGGTATCAAAAAGCTAGCTAATGAAAGAGCTAAGAAAGCTAATTTACACAACAAGAAACTGAGGGACTGCCGTATCCACTACGACGATAAAAAGGGAGAAAAAGTTGATGATACTATGATATTCATCACCGAGGGAGATTCAGCTAGTGGATCCATTACCAAGTCTAGAGATGTGCAGACACAGGCAGTATTTAGCTTAAGAGGTAAACCTTTGAATTGTTTTTCTCTGACCAAAAAGGTCGTCTATGAAAATGAAGAATTCAACCTGCTTCAACATGCTTTAAATATAGAAGATGGGCTGGATGGTTTGCGTTATCGCAAAATTATCATCGCAACTGATGCGGATGTTGATGGCATGCATATACGATTGCTCATGCTGACTTTCTTTTTGCAGTTCTTTCCGGATCTGGTGCGCAATGGCCATGTTTTTATTCTGGATACTCCTTTGTTTAGGGTAAGAAATAAAAAGCAAACGATCTATTGTTATTCTGAAGAAGAAAAAAGACGGGCAGTAAATAAACTCGGTGGTAAACCTGAAATTACCCGTTTTAAGGGCTTAGGTGAGATTTCACCGGATGAATTTGGTGCTTTTATTGGTGAAGATATTAAGTTACAGCCTATTATTATAGATGATAAGGTAAGCATTAAAAAACTATTAACTTTCTACATGGGTAAAAATACGCCTGACCGTCAGACTTTCATTATTGATAGGCTTAGGGTAGAAAAAGACCTGGTAGAAGCAGCCGTTTAA
- a CDS encoding MBL fold metallo-hydrolase, with protein MRVTFLGTGTSQGVPVINCQCKVCSSLDYRDKRLRSSVHIEVDDKSFIIDSGPDFRQQVLSNQITKLDALIFTHQHKDHIAGMDDVRGFNFTQQKDMPVYASSQVIRQLKQEFAYVFVNDKYPGVPRVVVNEIQNQPFIAEGVTFTPIEVLHYKLPVFGYRIGNFTYITDAKTIAEEEKEKLFGTEVLVLNALQHKQHISHFTLEESLALIEEINPRRAFLTHISHNLGMHQEVSRMLPLGVQLAYDSLSIEI; from the coding sequence TTGAGAGTAACTTTTTTAGGCACAGGAACATCACAGGGTGTGCCTGTCATCAATTGTCAGTGCAAAGTATGTAGTTCATTAGATTATCGGGACAAACGTTTGAGGTCATCTGTTCACATAGAAGTAGATGACAAAAGCTTTATTATTGACTCCGGTCCTGATTTTAGACAACAGGTACTTAGCAATCAGATCACAAAACTGGATGCATTAATATTTACCCATCAGCATAAAGATCATATTGCCGGAATGGATGATGTGCGAGGTTTTAATTTCACCCAGCAGAAAGACATGCCGGTATATGCTTCTAGTCAGGTAATCAGGCAGTTAAAACAGGAGTTTGCTTATGTCTTTGTCAATGACAAATATCCGGGCGTTCCTAGAGTAGTGGTCAATGAAATCCAGAATCAGCCCTTTATTGCAGAAGGAGTTACTTTCACACCCATAGAGGTTCTTCATTACAAGCTTCCTGTGTTTGGCTACCGTATTGGAAATTTTACCTATATAACTGATGCAAAGACCATTGCCGAAGAAGAAAAAGAAAAATTGTTCGGCACTGAGGTTTTGGTGCTAAATGCATTACAACACAAGCAGCATATATCACACTTTACCCTTGAAGAGTCTCTGGCTTTAATTGAAGAAATCAATCCTAGGCGGGCTTTTCTCACGCACATCAGTCACAATTTAGGCATGCACCAAGAGGTAAGCCGTATGTTGCCTTTAGGTGTTCAGTTGGCTTATGATAGCCTGAGCATAGAAATTTAA
- a CDS encoding response regulator, with translation MANTKKVLVAEDSSVIQNLTKKVLQFQNYEIDSVKNGEEVLKAIEAEDYDIILMDIGMPKMDGMECTKQIRALEDSNKSNIPIVAITGNAKNYSEEEFTNVGINEYLQKPLNFDHLVEVVKKYTS, from the coding sequence ATGGCCAATACTAAGAAAGTGTTAGTAGCTGAAGACAGTTCAGTGATTCAAAATCTGACCAAAAAAGTTCTCCAGTTTCAGAACTATGAGATAGACTCTGTTAAAAATGGGGAAGAAGTACTTAAAGCTATTGAAGCTGAAGACTATGACATTATTCTGATGGACATAGGTATGCCCAAAATGGATGGCATGGAATGTACTAAGCAGATCAGAGCCCTGGAAGATTCTAATAAATCAAACATTCCCATTGTTGCTATCACAGGAAATGCGAAGAACTACTCTGAAGAAGAATTCACCAACGTAGGCATCAACGAATATTTACAGAAACCTTTAAACTTTGATCATCTGGTAGAGGTAGTGAAAAAATATACGAGCTAA
- a CDS encoding PAS domain S-box protein: MIDNSNQEEREHEKVFRFLLEYGHLPLGLIKVKYNQNYCEIVGEQINNPCKEFLALHTKNNENLYDLLDASSQEKLLQKSKKLINQPINELLLSLEFNLKNAEKKTNARLVLLDSTNQSSESVHVLGLIIQVPENSRALQKSTVSFEQFQNSLKDANLLAVSVDSKGKIIYANAAMQETLEERGKSIIGNNLFDEFVPLRGEKLNMPSFLNLAAQNDIHVNLKRSVQTKSGKLVKLNLSSIIYHENDGEFSGLSILAENISEQKEVKRKLNEKNKQLAELFNTAFDLILIFNESGELQFVNKAWRNKMGYTDQEIEKLNFKSLIHPHYQQNTLDHLDRLKTEGTGGNFNTIFVNKAGKNVYVSGSLTVKRSGTEVEYRGIFYDISDQVRAERAQNLYNSIANLTIHSPDLDTLYFNIHRELKRVIQADNFYIALIGEEQEVRFPYFISGPKQNTGQDTRNLTQAELVRYVIHKNEPVILYEKDLEQLAEKNIIKPLPVFPKIWLGVPLKIKKRTIGLISLQHYKSGEGLTTRDLDLLDFVSGQVALAVERKLNEEKLNEQTSRLNAIFQSSSHLIWSVDRSLRFTTFNKNFENFALERYGVSPVLGEVFNKSSKKATGQYLDIWQMRYEMALDGNPSEYELHLESKKIKHKWFHIFINPIYREDGTIREVSGMAHDVSLKKESELRMIESEEKFRNIFESFQDIYFRCHLDGTISLISPSVHELTDYQTYDVVGKNITNYYLYDSRTKNLIRQLVKYRSVRNFEASIIKADGELLQCICNVRLIYNYSRKPVEIEGVARDITQLKKASQELQRAKEVAERSLKVKESFLANMSHEIRTPMNGIISMIDLLADTTLDDEQEDFVQTIKKSSEVLLNILNDILDLSKIEAGKMKLHKSTVPLKSVPGKAYALFSQQARAKGISFDYQVADGLPEYVRIDETRVLQIISNLTSNAIKFTDQNGRVSIQVSREEVESEQLKPGQLILKVSVTDTGIGISESAQKELFQNFNQVDSSVTKKYKGTGLGLSISKQLAALMNGSIGLHSKPGFGSTFWFTFKASEADIPEQDEPDREGAEDYLQKLKPHILLVDDNLVNRKVSSKILEKSHCLVTVADSGKKAIELVKKHDFDVILMDIQMPEMDGIVATQNIRSLGIKHLPPIIAMTAYSMQGDKERFIKAGLDDYVSKPIRPRVLVKKLVEVLSSQEVESSAQNNRAPLDSEYKIVNFEVLKDLEKYGGKEIIVETLSDFEEESKTLINSCIESLKKEDYDDILSKLHTLKGNSSTLGIDRLAKLITRIEAELKQGKRKGLSEDMDNLQSYFSEFQLEFKSFSKSFKDGQY, from the coding sequence ATGATTGACAATTCTAATCAAGAGGAGCGAGAGCACGAAAAAGTATTCAGATTTTTACTTGAATATGGTCACCTCCCGCTTGGCCTTATCAAAGTAAAGTACAATCAAAATTACTGTGAAATTGTTGGTGAGCAAATCAATAATCCGTGTAAAGAATTTTTGGCGCTTCATACTAAGAATAATGAAAACCTTTATGACTTATTAGATGCCTCCTCTCAGGAAAAGCTCCTGCAAAAGAGCAAAAAACTCATCAATCAGCCCATCAACGAACTTTTATTAAGCCTTGAATTCAACTTAAAAAACGCTGAAAAAAAGACCAATGCAAGGCTTGTTCTGTTAGATAGCACTAATCAGAGCTCCGAATCAGTACATGTCCTGGGGCTTATTATACAGGTTCCGGAAAACAGCAGAGCCTTACAAAAATCTACTGTTTCTTTTGAGCAATTTCAGAATTCACTAAAGGATGCCAATTTGCTGGCTGTATCAGTAGACTCCAAGGGTAAGATCATTTATGCAAATGCGGCGATGCAGGAAACGCTGGAAGAGCGTGGAAAGTCAATCATAGGTAATAACCTCTTTGATGAGTTTGTGCCTTTAAGAGGTGAAAAGTTAAATATGCCCTCTTTTCTCAATTTGGCAGCTCAAAATGATATACATGTCAACCTTAAACGTAGTGTCCAAACAAAAAGTGGTAAGCTGGTCAAGCTCAACCTTAGCAGTATCATCTATCACGAAAACGATGGTGAATTTTCGGGTTTAAGCATACTTGCTGAAAACATTTCTGAGCAGAAAGAAGTAAAGCGCAAGCTTAACGAAAAGAATAAGCAACTTGCCGAGCTTTTCAATACTGCTTTTGACCTTATCCTGATCTTTAATGAGTCGGGTGAATTACAGTTTGTCAACAAAGCCTGGCGAAATAAAATGGGATATACAGATCAGGAAATAGAAAAACTTAATTTCAAATCCCTCATTCATCCCCATTATCAGCAAAATACCCTGGACCATCTGGATCGTTTAAAAACAGAAGGAACCGGGGGTAATTTCAATACGATTTTTGTTAACAAGGCAGGAAAAAATGTATATGTCTCAGGTAGTTTGACTGTCAAAAGGAGTGGGACTGAAGTTGAGTATAGAGGCATTTTTTATGATATTAGTGATCAGGTAAGGGCAGAAAGGGCTCAAAATTTATACAATAGTATAGCTAACCTGACGATTCACAGTCCTGATCTTGATACACTGTATTTTAACATACATCGGGAATTAAAAAGAGTAATCCAGGCCGACAATTTTTACATTGCTTTAATTGGAGAAGAACAAGAGGTAAGGTTTCCTTATTTTATTTCAGGACCAAAGCAAAATACAGGGCAGGATACAAGAAATCTGACGCAAGCTGAGCTGGTAAGGTACGTAATCCATAAAAACGAGCCAGTCATTCTTTATGAAAAGGATCTGGAGCAATTGGCAGAAAAAAATATAATTAAGCCATTACCTGTATTTCCTAAAATTTGGCTTGGCGTACCCCTGAAAATAAAAAAAAGAACCATCGGACTGATCTCGCTGCAACATTATAAGTCCGGAGAAGGCCTCACTACCCGTGATTTAGACCTTCTGGATTTCGTTTCAGGTCAGGTAGCCCTGGCGGTAGAAAGAAAACTCAATGAAGAAAAGTTAAATGAACAAACAAGTCGCTTAAATGCGATTTTCCAGAGTAGCAGTCACCTTATCTGGTCGGTTGATAGGTCACTCCGCTTCACTACTTTCAATAAAAATTTTGAAAATTTTGCTCTTGAGCGTTATGGTGTGTCCCCTGTTTTGGGTGAAGTGTTCAATAAAAGCAGCAAAAAGGCTACCGGCCAGTATCTGGATATTTGGCAAATGCGCTATGAAATGGCTTTGGATGGTAACCCTTCCGAATATGAGTTGCATTTGGAGAGTAAAAAAATTAAGCATAAATGGTTTCATATTTTTATCAACCCTATCTACCGCGAAGATGGAACCATCAGAGAAGTTTCCGGCATGGCGCATGATGTTTCTTTGAAGAAAGAGTCAGAACTCAGAATGATAGAGAGTGAAGAGAAGTTCAGAAACATATTTGAATCCTTTCAGGATATCTACTTCAGATGCCATCTGGACGGTACTATTTCACTGATAAGTCCCTCAGTGCATGAACTGACAGATTACCAAACCTATGACGTAGTAGGTAAAAATATTACCAATTATTACCTCTACGATAGCCGAACAAAAAATCTTATCCGGCAACTGGTAAAATATAGGTCGGTCCGAAACTTTGAGGCTTCAATCATAAAGGCAGATGGCGAGCTGTTACAATGTATCTGTAATGTTCGCTTGATTTATAATTATTCCCGAAAGCCAGTTGAAATTGAAGGTGTTGCACGAGACATCACACAACTAAAAAAAGCCAGCCAGGAGTTACAAAGAGCCAAAGAAGTAGCAGAGCGTTCGCTCAAAGTTAAAGAAAGTTTTCTGGCAAATATGAGTCATGAAATCAGGACGCCCATGAACGGTATCATTAGTATGATTGATCTGCTGGCGGATACTACCCTGGATGATGAGCAGGAAGATTTTGTGCAAACGATCAAAAAGTCATCAGAGGTACTCCTCAATATATTAAACGACATTCTTGACCTGTCAAAAATTGAGGCAGGGAAAATGAAATTACATAAGAGTACCGTACCCCTTAAATCAGTACCCGGTAAAGCATACGCACTTTTTTCTCAGCAGGCACGAGCCAAAGGGATTTCTTTTGACTATCAGGTAGCAGATGGCTTACCCGAATATGTAAGAATAGATGAAACCAGAGTCTTGCAAATTATCTCTAATCTAACTTCTAATGCGATCAAGTTTACAGATCAAAATGGCAGGGTGAGCATACAGGTTTCCAGGGAAGAAGTTGAAAGTGAACAACTCAAACCAGGGCAATTGATATTGAAAGTTTCTGTAACTGATACGGGGATCGGAATATCTGAAAGTGCTCAGAAAGAGCTTTTTCAGAATTTTAACCAGGTGGATAGTTCGGTTACAAAAAAATATAAAGGTACTGGTTTGGGACTTTCTATTTCAAAACAACTGGCTGCGTTAATGAATGGGAGTATAGGCTTGCACTCAAAACCAGGCTTTGGTAGCACATTTTGGTTTACATTCAAGGCCAGTGAAGCTGACATACCTGAGCAGGATGAACCTGATAGGGAAGGGGCAGAAGACTACCTCCAAAAATTAAAACCTCATATATTACTGGTTGATGATAACCTGGTCAACCGAAAAGTTTCCAGTAAAATACTGGAAAAATCGCACTGTTTGGTCACGGTTGCTGACAGCGGAAAAAAAGCAATTGAGCTGGTAAAAAAGCATGATTTTGATGTTATTCTGATGGACATACAGATGCCGGAAATGGATGGTATCGTTGCAACTCAGAACATACGCTCTCTGGGAATAAAACATCTTCCTCCTATTATAGCTATGACCGCCTATTCTATGCAGGGAGATAAAGAAAGGTTCATCAAAGCAGGGCTTGATGATTATGTGTCTAAGCCTATACGTCCCAGGGTATTGGTCAAAAAACTGGTGGAAGTATTGAGCAGCCAGGAAGTGGAATCCTCAGCTCAGAATAATAGAGCACCATTGGATTCGGAATATAAAATTGTAAATTTTGAGGTCTTAAAGGACCTTGAAAAATATGGAGGCAAAGAGATAATCGTTGAAACTTTGAGTGATTTTGAAGAGGAATCAAAAACACTGATTAATTCTTGCATTGAATCACTCAAAAAAGAAGATTATGATGATATTTTAAGTAAATTGCACACATTGAAAGGTAATTCCAGTACACTGGGAATAGACCGACTAGCCAAGCTGATAACCCGAATTGAAGCTGAGCTTAAGCAAGGTAAGAGGAAGGGGCTTAGTGAAGACATGGATAACCTTCAATCATATTTTTCTGAATTTCAACTTGAGTTCAAAAGCTTTTCAAAATCATTTAAAGATGGCCAATACTAA